Proteins found in one Deltaproteobacteria bacterium genomic segment:
- a CDS encoding YchJ family protein gives MSDKTTMPDQPCPCQSGDGYDLCCAPYISGGEVPLTAETLMRSRYTAYTQENSAYLIATWHPDTVPVDLSFGGNTVNWKSLRILSTELGQHDDEEGRVEFEARFQAGNQTSRMRENSLFRKVNGRWVYVDGEVDRAPNKTVASPKKIGRNEPCTCGSGKKFKKCCG, from the coding sequence ATGAGTGACAAAACCACCATGCCCGACCAGCCGTGCCCATGCCAATCCGGCGATGGCTACGATCTGTGCTGCGCTCCATATATCAGCGGAGGAGAGGTTCCTCTTACCGCAGAAACGTTGATGCGCTCTCGGTATACAGCCTACACGCAAGAGAATTCAGCCTATCTCATTGCCACGTGGCATCCTGATACAGTCCCCGTAGATCTTAGCTTCGGTGGTAATACTGTAAACTGGAAAAGTCTTCGTATTCTATCTACCGAGCTCGGCCAGCACGACGATGAAGAAGGGCGTGTGGAGTTTGAAGCTCGATTTCAAGCGGGCAACCAAACCAGTCGTATGCGAGAAAACAGTCTTTTTAGGAAAGTAAACGGGCGCTGGGTTTATGTTGACGGCGAGGTAGACCGTGCTCCGAATAAAACTGTAGCCAGTCCGAAAAAAATTGGCCGCAATGAGCCCTGCACCTGCGGCAGCGGTAAAAAATTCAAGAAGTGCTGCGGTTAA